From the genome of Anopheles merus strain MAF chromosome X, AmerM5.1, whole genome shotgun sequence, one region includes:
- the LOC121589021 gene encoding cell wall integrity and stress response component 1-like, giving the protein MNTYRRTKKEIARSQTTGSGASKILQDVWYDYEAMSFLHDTVVPRRTLNSANLVKTPTASTSNACSTTTSTAAPTNTSTSTAAPTATSTSTAASTATSDVDSGMLQGRTPSKGQKRKLDRSTRSQQIADCLETVKALVNPATTSAASCSKARALGSLVEAQVATYEQSHPQFCAKLIHAVTTTMNEQIENFYEDQLVEHNDHAYF; this is encoded by the exons ATGAATACCTACAGACGCACCAAAAAAGAAATCGCACGAAGCCAAACAACGGGTTCCG GCGCCAGCAAAATCTTGCAGGATGTGTGGTACGACTACGAAGCCATGTCGTTTCTGCACGACACAGTTGTTCCGCGTCGAACGCTAAATAGT GCAAATCTGGTAAAAACCCCTACGGCGTCAACCTCCAACGCTTGCTCTACAACCACCTCCACAGCTGCCCCTACAAATACCTCCACCTCCACTGCTGCCCCTACAGCTACCTCCACCTCCACTGCTGCCTCAACAGCTACCTCAGACGTAGACAGTGGTATGCTTCAGGGCCGAACGCCTTCCAAAGGTCAAAAGAGGAAGCTCGACCGTTCAACACGATCACAGCAAATTGCAGATTGTTTAGAGACTGTTAAAGCCTTGGTAAACCCAGCTACTACTTCTGCAGCGTCCTGTTCCAAAGCCAGAGCTTTGGGTAGCTTAGTAGAAGCACAAGTTGCCACTTACGAGCAAAGTCACCCACAGTTCTGTGCAAAGCTTATTCATGCTGTGACAACAACAATGAACGAGCAAATTGAAAATTTTTATGAAGATCAACTAGTGGAACACAATGATCATGCCTACTTCTAA